CTTTTGACAGAAGATACAGATGGGCAGCCTTGGCGCATGCTGAGTTTCGTAGAAAACAGTATGACCTTTCTTTCTGCTCCATCTTTACAGGTGGCTTTTGAAGCGGCTAAAACATTCAGTTATTTCCTTACTACCATCAATACAGAAAAACTGCCGGCGATAGAAGATTCTCTTCCTAATTTTCTTAATTTCGAGAAAAGGGTTGCAGATTATAAAAATTCACTCAAGAATGCTGCATCTCATTTAATAGAAAATGCAAAGGCAGAAATAGAGATAACCAACCAGCTTCTGTCATTGCCAGATCAATGGATTGAAATGGAGAAAACCCATCAGATTCCCAAAAGGATTATTCATGCCGATGTAAAAATCAGTAATATTCTCTTTGATCAAAATCATCAGCCATTGGCTGTAATTGACCTGGATACGATGATGATTTCTACCATTTTGTACGATTTTGGAACGATGATTCAATCTTATACCAATACAACCCATGAAGATGACGGAAGTGCCCAAAATAATTTCAATCCTGAAATGTATAAAGTTGTAAAAGAAGGATTTCTATTTTATCTAAAAGAAAA
The nucleotide sequence above comes from Chryseobacterium sp. 7. Encoded proteins:
- a CDS encoding phosphotransferase enzyme family protein; its protein translation is MELNDIVFEFIGTDNYEITPITDGLINTTYLLENKDLGKKFILQKINNHVFRQPEVIVNNHLMINEILKVNDYQFQIIEPIPSLNNRLLTEDTDGQPWRMLSFVENSMTFLSAPSLQVAFEAAKTFSYFLTTINTEKLPAIEDSLPNFLNFEKRVADYKNSLKNAASHLIENAKAEIEITNQLLSLPDQWIEMEKTHQIPKRIIHADVKISNILFDQNHQPLAVIDLDTMMISTILYDFGTMIQSYTNTTHEDDGSAQNNFNPEMYKVVKEGFLFYLKEKLNPLEMDHLDYAAQVAIYIQELRFLTDYLNGSTYYSITHPEHNLDRTKNQLELLKGLREYLRV